The window ACTTATAATCCTAAAGACTGGTTTACTTTTATTTTCCGCTTTCATAAAGCCGATACGTTACGGTCACTGACGCCGCTTATATTGGGTATTTGTGTGTATTCGGGTATCATTGCTGTTTTGGAGATTGAGATTTTCCGGCTCAGCCAGAATAATTACCTGAAGAATATTTCGATGATGAATACTCTACTGAGCTTTGTGATCTCGATGTTGCTGGTATTCCGTACAAATACGGCTTATGACCGCTGGTGGGAAGGACGTAAGCTCTGGGGTTCCCTGGTCAATAACAGCCGGAACCTGGCTATTAAGATGAATGCCATGCTGGAGCCTACTGATGAGGGTAACCGCGCTTTTTTCCGCCGGGTCATTCCTATGTATGCTTCTGTGCTTTCCCGGCACCTTGGCGCCGAGAGCACCCGGCTGGCGCTGGATGAAAAAGAACATCCTGAACTGGGCCAACTGGATGCGGCCAAGCATGTACCCAACCAGGTAGCCGCTTTGTTACTGCAACGGGTAAACCGCCTATACCAGGAGGGTATTATTAAAGGCGATCAACTGATTACGTTGAATGCGGAACTGCAGTCTTTTACCGATGTATGCGGCGCCTGTGAGCGGATCAAGAATACTCCCATTCCTTTCTCCTATAGTGTATTCCTGAAGAAGTTCATTTTCTTTTATGTGATGACGCTGCCGCTGAGCTTTGTGTTCAGCATGGGCTATATCACGATCCCTGTAGTAGCCTTTATTTTTTATGTGCTGGCCAGCCTTGAGCTGATCGCGGAAGAGATTGAAGATCCCTTTGGCGATGATGCCAATGACCTTCCTACGCAAAAGATTGCGGATAATATCAGGAAGCATGTCAGGGAAATATTGTAACTGCTTTTGTAAAGTACCCTTCGACAGGCTCAGGGTGACATTGCTCAGGGTGACAGCTTATCCTATTTATAATGTAAACCGGATGGCGGTTACTATGTAAAAGAGGTTGGTTCCCTGTTCTGAAAGATCGGGCCGCCCGGGAACGGAAATTAGATTTTCCGGTATTACGTAAGACGGGTTTACGATCAGTTGCACTTTTTTGTAACCATAGACTACCGGGCATGACAGTTCGTAAGAGAGCAGGTTGAACCGGCTGCTGCTCCGGGTGATTGCTTCCTGCCCTGCCGGGAAAATGAGGAATTGCTTATCCTGGTAATAAGTTTCTGTAAAACGCTGCGTACCTGCATAGAGATAAACAGATGGATCAATAACGAGCACGCCGGGGCCCAGTTGCTCTGTTCTGAAGAGATGGTCCAGGCCTGCAAAGGCAGTAAAGTCTGCTGCATCACTCCATTTTACATCCCCGCCAACGTTGAGGTTGAGTATTTTATTGGTATGGGATAGGTTGATGCCGGCGGAACCTTTCAGGGCCGATTGAACCAGGCCACTTTGTTTGTCATAGAAAAAGCCATTGACAAAGATGTTACCTGTCCAGTTTTCTTTCTTATTCTTAAACCGGTAACCTGTTTCCACAATGGAGGCTGCATATTTGGTAGCAAGCTCATTGCTGATGAATGCAAAGCTGGCATTGAGGTAGATCCCATTCCGGAAGTTGATGCCGGTAAAGGGAATGAATGCTTTACTGTGGAGGCTATCGGTTCTGCCATAGTAGTTGATGGCGGAGTTATAGGCGGCGCCTATAACAAAGTTTGTTTTGCTGCCGGTGGAAGCAGAATCGGATACCTGACTGTATCCGTAGATGGACAGCAGGCTTACAGACCCGTATAACAGAAATGCTTTCATAACAGGTGATTGTGTAGGGAAGGAAGAAATCCTCCACGCAGGAGGATTTCCCGGTTTGTTGTTATTAATGTGATCTAACTTTTGATGCTGTGGCAACGGTTGTTGCAGAGCTTACCTGTACAGATTTGTCGCTTGTTGCTTCAGCTACTTTGCCGGTTGTTGATTTTACGGCAGACTCTGTACGGGTTTTGATCTCCTTTACTTTTTCTACTGCTTTTTCCTTTGTATCTGTTATTGTTTCTTTTGCAGTGCTGGTCACCGTTTGGTTTATTTCACTGTTTGATTGGGCATTCACCTGCAGGTCCCCATCCAGGCCGGCGTTTACTGCTGCTGTTGTGTTGGTGTTGCCTGCAACAGTCGCATTGCTGCCTGTTGTCAACGTTTTTGTTGCCTGCAATGCCTTGCTGGTGGCCGCTTGTGTGCTGAGCGTAGTGGCCCTTAATGCATTGCTAACCCCTGCTGTGTTGATCCCTGTTAGTACTTTTGCAGTAGCTGATGTAGCTCCTGTTAATCCCAATTGTGCGCTGGCCGTTGATGTTGCGGCCATGGAAATAGCGATCAGACATACTTTGATAGTCTTCATAACTGTGTGTTTTAGTAAATAAAAAAGTTACGATCTTACGGCGGGGTATATTGTTCCACATTATGAAACAGGTACTTATACTGCCGCAGGATGGGCAGGGCGCTGTTTCAAACCGGGTACGTATAAGAGACCGTGAGAAATATCAAAAGTTTAACGCCGGTGACCGCCAGTTTTTATTTTCTTTATTCCATTTCAGCAGGAGATAGTTTGTATTTCAGGGCATGGTGGTGTGGAATGACCGGTTGGCGTTTATGTGCGGCCCATACTTTCAGAAAACTGGCGCCGTAGTAGAACATGAAGGAGCAATAGAATACAAAGAGCAGGAGCAATACAAAAGAGGTGGAAGTGGCGTAGATGTTTTTGATGGCACTGTACGACAGCAATACGCCCAGTATCATTTTCCCTATGGTAAAGAGCAAACTGGTAAAGAGGGCCCCTCCGATTGTTACACGCCAGGTAGTATATCCATCGGCCAGGTATTTAAACAGGGCGGCGAACCAGGCTGTAGCGGCGGCTATGGAGATGAGTTGTTTTAAAAGCCTTACCAGGAATACCACCCGCTCCGGTAACAGGGATATTACGCCTTCTGCAAAGAGTACCGACAGGAAGAGGATGCCTGCGAAGATAATGGCTATGAATGACCTGCCTCTTTGCTTTAGCTGTAGTTTTAACCCGTAACCGTCTTTTATACGTATATCCCATAACTGGTTCAATGAATCCCTGATGACTTTAAAAAGGGTAGTGGCTACGAAGAGCAGGAAGACGAACAGGCCGGCGGCAATGTACCAGGTTTGTACCAGCGAACGTACGTTGCGCAGGGTTTCCCGCATTTCATCCACTGCATTGGGGCCTAGTATGTCGGTAAGCCCGCTGAAGAACTGCCGGCCAATGGTCCTGCGGCCCATGATGAGCCCGAAGATCTGTATGAGCAGGATGAGGATAGCCGGCAGGGCAAAGGTGGTAAAGAATGCTGTGGCGGCTGCCATGCGCAAGGGATCATTTTTTTTAAATTCCCGGTAAGCGGCCTTTAATAATCCGAGCAATGTGACAGCAGCGCGAAAAACCATTATACATCCATTTTAGACTTCATTATCAATTACAGGGTCTGGAAATGAAGGTAACTAAAATGATGAATTAGCGTTGTATTATATCTTTTCCAGGAGGTTAAGGAAGTCCTGTTTTTTGTTTCTTGATACAGGTATGTTGGAGCCATTGGCCATGATGACTTCCCCGCCATCGCCCCGTATGTATTTTTGTACGTAGCGCAGGTTGATGAGGTAGCTGTTGTGGATACGGCAAAATCCTTTGCTTTCCAGTACTTCTTCCACCTCTTTGAGGGTTTTGGAAATGAGCGATACTTTGCCATTGTTCAGGAAGAAGCGGGTATAGCCGCCCTCGGACTCACAGTAATAGATGTCTTCGCTTTGCAGTATCTGCAAGCCTTCGAGGGTGGGCAGGGCAATACGGTCGCCTGCTTTTTGCCTGTTGAGGTATTCGATCAACCCTTCTATTTGGTTGGAGGGTTGGGATGAACGTTGCTGTGCGGCCCTTTGTACGGCCTGTACGAGTTCATCCTTGTCTACCGGTTTTAAGATATAATCCAGCGCATTGTGTCGAATGGCCTTGATGGCATATTCATTGTAGGCGGTGGTAAAGATGAGCTTGAAATTGGTATAGCGGCAGGCTTCCAGCATATCAAAACCATTCATGCCGGGCATTTCTATATCAAGGAATACCATGTCGGGCCGGTGAAGGGTGATGGCATCCACGCCTGCCTGACCATCAGCGCAGGAAGCCAGCACTTGTACCTGCGGGCAAAATTTCTGTAGTAAGAGGGCCAGCACATCGCGGCAGTGTTTTTCGTCATCAACAATAATAGCGGTCATGGTTGTTTTAATTTCATGGTGAGTATAACAGTTGTTCCGGCGGCCTGCCCGGCAGCGTCATAAAGATCGGAAATCTGCAGTAAGGTTTATTGTTTAATGATTTTGAGGGCAGGGAAGGTGTTACCGGCCGACCGGATGAAATAGGTAGCAGGTGGCAGGGCATGCAGGTCCCAGTTGATGGTATTCAATCCCTGTTGCAGGGCTACCGGCTTGACCGCTACCTGCTGACCACTCATGTTGATGATAGACCAGGTGTCACTTATTTTCTGTGTGCTGTTGACGGCAATGGAAATTTTCCCTACAACCGGATTGGGGAATACAGACACGCCGCCGGTTAGTTCCTTTTTGATGATGACAATGGGAGAATATTTAAAGCTGAGGTCTTTATCGAAGATCTTGAGTCGATAATAAGTAACGGGGGCGAAGGGGGCGGCATCAATGGCATCGTACCAGGTGGGCGTGGTGCTGTTACCTTTGCTTTTAACAATGGTCAACGTTGTAAAGTGTATGCCATCGGCAGCCCGCTCTACCTGGTAATGATCGGTATTGAACTCCTGGGCTGTTTTCCATTCCAGGAATGTTTGACCTTCCCTGATGGCACCCGTAAAGTAAGTGAGGGTTACTGGCAGTGGATTGTTCAGCCCTACGGCAAGCGGTTGCTGAAAGCCCTGGGTAAGCAAGAGGTTGCCATTGCTGACGGTAGTGGTGGCTATCTCCCCCAGGGTGAAGGAAATTTGGCAGTTGGGGGCTACCAGGTCGGCACCGGCAGGCGCTATTGTTTTCCGCTCCAGGGATTGCGCTTTTGCTGCGAGTACACCCGACATGGCCATGAGTAGTATAAGATGTTTCATTAGTGCTGATTTACGCCACCAAATTAGGGCGGATGGCAGGGGGCGGGAAGCCAAGATGAATAACTGGTAGCATTGGGTTAATAACTAACATGGCAGTCTTCTTCTGTATTTCTATCTTTGAATGATCAATTTATCGTCCATCGCCTCCAACGTGAACAAAAAACTGCTGTTTGGTATTATTGGCCTTTTGTGGCACCTGCTCACTGTTGCCCAGTCGCAGGACTTTGTATTTAAGACTTTTACCACTAAAGACGGGCTTTCTTATAATTTGGTGAACAGTCTTTGGCAGGACC of the Paraflavitalea devenefica genome contains:
- a CDS encoding bestrophin family protein; amino-acid sequence: MITYNPKDWFTFIFRFHKADTLRSLTPLILGICVYSGIIAVLEIEIFRLSQNNYLKNISMMNTLLSFVISMLLVFRTNTAYDRWWEGRKLWGSLVNNSRNLAIKMNAMLEPTDEGNRAFFRRVIPMYASVLSRHLGAESTRLALDEKEHPELGQLDAAKHVPNQVAALLLQRVNRLYQEGIIKGDQLITLNAELQSFTDVCGACERIKNTPIPFSYSVFLKKFIFFYVMTLPLSFVFSMGYITIPVVAFIFYVLASLELIAEEIEDPFGDDANDLPTQKIADNIRKHVREIL
- a CDS encoding YihY/virulence factor BrkB family protein encodes the protein MVFRAAVTLLGLLKAAYREFKKNDPLRMAAATAFFTTFALPAILILLIQIFGLIMGRRTIGRQFFSGLTDILGPNAVDEMRETLRNVRSLVQTWYIAAGLFVFLLFVATTLFKVIRDSLNQLWDIRIKDGYGLKLQLKQRGRSFIAIIFAGILFLSVLFAEGVISLLPERVVFLVRLLKQLISIAAATAWFAALFKYLADGYTTWRVTIGGALFTSLLFTIGKMILGVLLSYSAIKNIYATSTSFVLLLLFVFYCSFMFYYGASFLKVWAAHKRQPVIPHHHALKYKLSPAEME
- a CDS encoding LytR/AlgR family response regulator transcription factor: MTAIIVDDEKHCRDVLALLLQKFCPQVQVLASCADGQAGVDAITLHRPDMVFLDIEMPGMNGFDMLEACRYTNFKLIFTTAYNEYAIKAIRHNALDYILKPVDKDELVQAVQRAAQQRSSQPSNQIEGLIEYLNRQKAGDRIALPTLEGLQILQSEDIYYCESEGGYTRFFLNNGKVSLISKTLKEVEEVLESKGFCRIHNSYLINLRYVQKYIRGDGGEVIMANGSNIPVSRNKKQDFLNLLEKI
- a CDS encoding T9SS type A sorting domain-containing protein; this encodes MKHLILLMAMSGVLAAKAQSLERKTIAPAGADLVAPNCQISFTLGEIATTTVSNGNLLLTQGFQQPLAVGLNNPLPVTLTYFTGAIREGQTFLEWKTAQEFNTDHYQVERAADGIHFTTLTIVKSKGNSTTPTWYDAIDAAPFAPVTYYRLKIFDKDLSFKYSPIVIIKKELTGGVSVFPNPVVGKISIAVNSTQKISDTWSIINMSGQQVAVKPVALQQGLNTINWDLHALPPATYFIRSAGNTFPALKIIKQ